A part of Marinobacter psychrophilus genomic DNA contains:
- a CDS encoding helix-turn-helix domain-containing protein yields MTELDDRWLSVSEIAKYLGVSNDTVYRWIDKQTMPAHRVGRAWKFKKDEVDGWVRNRGASDGNSANA; encoded by the coding sequence ATGACCGAACTGGATGATCGATGGTTGTCAGTCAGCGAAATCGCCAAGTATCTGGGGGTCAGCAACGATACGGTATACAGGTGGATTGACAAGCAAACGATGCCGGCTCACCGCGTAGGCCGGGCATGGAAGTTTAAAAAGGACGAAGTCGATGGATGGGTTCGCAATCGCGGCGCAAGCGATGGAAATAGCGCCAATGCCTAA
- a CDS encoding ATP-binding protein, with translation MRTLTNIEELLPELDHCIADELEDQDLDFKQWELKSHDNAVKTVVQMAVCMANGGGGTVVFGVADRIQGRNNAILGVPPEIDGNMLKKAVYDQTDPKIMPVFEELAVPEGTGRVLLMQVHPGMPPYTDTAGRGTIRVSKDCVPLTGTVRRKIGVETGETDYTAEAVAPVDNTLLSATALEALRNQASRERAPDDLLRQSDAELLSTLGLIKQGKLTRAAILLAGTEAAIREYLPGHNWTFLQMTSDTDYGIREDRVSALPLSVQRIEELLVPFNPITTYKQGMFHYEYRTWPEVAVREALMNAFCHADLRIAGPIMVKLYSDRLEISNNGGFIAGITANNILHHQPAARNPSLVEALTRLRLVNRSNLGINRMFSALLMEGKEPPQIREVGDSVQVSFPKRELNATFRLFVADESEQGRKLGVDELMLLQYLLQNPEVDTNTAATLCQRGEAEIREKLSTMESAGYIEHGGTGRGAYWCIQPEFYNRLAEDGQSGARRRIDWDAAKTRVLSILMERAKRGELGLSNKEIRQITRFDRNQVHRLMTELRQENPNLQPPGRGKYARYEFRQ, from the coding sequence ATGCGAACCCTCACTAATATTGAGGAACTGCTGCCAGAGCTGGATCACTGCATAGCCGATGAGCTGGAAGACCAGGATCTCGACTTCAAGCAGTGGGAACTGAAAAGCCACGACAACGCGGTAAAAACCGTGGTTCAGATGGCCGTGTGCATGGCCAATGGCGGCGGTGGCACCGTGGTGTTCGGCGTGGCCGATCGCATACAAGGCAGAAACAACGCCATTTTGGGTGTGCCACCGGAAATCGACGGGAATATGTTGAAAAAGGCGGTATACGACCAGACCGACCCGAAAATCATGCCGGTGTTTGAGGAATTGGCCGTACCCGAAGGCACAGGCCGCGTTTTGCTGATGCAGGTCCACCCCGGCATGCCACCCTATACCGACACCGCAGGCCGAGGCACCATCCGTGTCAGCAAAGACTGCGTGCCCTTAACCGGCACCGTCCGCCGCAAGATTGGTGTGGAAACCGGTGAAACCGATTACACGGCAGAGGCAGTTGCACCTGTAGACAACACCTTGCTGTCTGCTACTGCGCTGGAAGCCCTGCGCAATCAGGCCAGCAGAGAACGTGCGCCAGATGACCTGCTGAGGCAATCGGATGCCGAACTCCTATCCACTCTGGGGTTAATCAAACAGGGCAAGCTGACCCGTGCGGCCATCTTGCTGGCAGGTACTGAAGCGGCTATTCGTGAATACCTGCCCGGCCACAACTGGACCTTTCTGCAGATGACGTCCGATACGGACTACGGTATCCGGGAAGATCGCGTCAGCGCATTGCCTTTGTCCGTCCAGCGCATTGAAGAACTATTGGTACCCTTTAACCCAATCACCACCTATAAGCAGGGCATGTTCCACTACGAATACCGGACCTGGCCAGAAGTCGCCGTGCGCGAGGCCCTGATGAACGCGTTCTGCCATGCCGACCTGCGTATTGCCGGGCCGATAATGGTCAAGCTGTATTCAGACCGGCTGGAAATCAGCAATAACGGCGGATTTATCGCCGGCATTACCGCCAATAACATTCTGCACCACCAACCTGCAGCCAGAAATCCTTCACTGGTTGAGGCACTTACCCGCCTGCGCCTGGTTAACCGTAGCAATCTGGGCATTAATCGCATGTTTTCTGCGCTGTTGATGGAAGGTAAAGAGCCACCCCAGATCAGGGAAGTGGGGGATTCCGTGCAGGTGAGCTTTCCCAAACGCGAGTTGAACGCCACCTTCCGCTTATTTGTGGCAGATGAAAGCGAGCAGGGTCGCAAGCTGGGAGTGGACGAACTGATGCTGCTGCAGTACCTACTTCAGAATCCGGAGGTAGACACCAACACTGCCGCTACCCTATGCCAGCGTGGCGAAGCAGAAATACGCGAAAAGTTATCCACAATGGAGTCGGCCGGATACATCGAACACGGCGGTACCGGGCGGGGAGCTTACTGGTGTATTCAGCCCGAATTCTACAATCGCCTCGCCGAGGATGGCCAGAGTGGCGCCCGCCGACGAATCGACTGGGACGCCGCGAAAACGCGCGTGCTCAGCATTCTGATGGAGCGGGCGAAACGGGGCGAGCTGGGGCTGAGCAACAAGGAAATTCGACAGATCACACGTTTTGACCGCAACCAGGTGCATCGATTGATGACCGAACTTCGACAGGAAAACCCCAACCTGCAGCCACCGGGAAGAGGCAAATACGCGCGATATGAATTCAGGCAATGA
- a CDS encoding DUF2971 domain-containing protein yields MRVDIPTIYHYTSKEAFPLVLKSKQLWLTEATALNDETEITHFTESFERMISEGKFEFPEMEPIVRSMLCKIKPERFGIACFSNERDSLTNWRLYGGDTTGLSIGFDAITLCRIHKRPDDRDAYKWIMEMRKANKKSIGGRPSNIVLRDIPNLFLEHVQYEDYPEQALIDKCLSVLPPRAKIDTRVLSVGFHLIRAACTLKKKSYQVEKEIRLIKNFRDYFQQDHELFDPGFLTENYAHRIVHGSRRLYYKHDFLVEQVREVMLGRNCTLEEADVRETLIELGFPHDLPISRSEHQYRTTNHI; encoded by the coding sequence ATGCGCGTTGATATTCCAACGATTTATCACTACACGTCAAAGGAAGCGTTCCCCTTAGTTTTGAAGTCGAAACAACTGTGGTTGACGGAAGCCACTGCGCTAAACGACGAAACTGAGATAACCCACTTTACAGAGTCTTTTGAACGGATGATTTCGGAGGGGAAATTCGAATTCCCAGAAATGGAACCTATCGTTCGCTCCATGCTCTGCAAAATAAAACCTGAACGCTTTGGGATTGCCTGTTTCTCCAATGAGAGAGATTCCCTGACGAATTGGCGACTCTACGGAGGCGACACAACTGGGCTTTCAATTGGCTTTGACGCGATAACACTCTGCCGCATCCACAAGCGCCCGGATGACCGAGATGCCTATAAATGGATTATGGAGATGCGCAAAGCCAATAAAAAAAGTATCGGAGGGAGACCGTCAAATATTGTGCTTCGGGATATTCCGAACCTGTTTTTGGAACACGTTCAATACGAAGACTATCCAGAACAAGCACTGATTGATAAATGTTTGTCCGTACTACCACCGCGAGCAAAAATAGACACAAGAGTATTGTCCGTTGGGTTTCATCTAATTCGCGCCGCGTGCACTTTAAAAAAGAAGTCTTATCAGGTAGAGAAAGAAATCCGTCTTATCAAGAATTTTCGGGATTATTTTCAGCAGGATCATGAGTTATTCGATCCAGGATTTCTGACCGAGAACTATGCGCACAGAATAGTGCACGGCAGTCGCCGCCTGTATTACAAACATGATTTTTTGGTTGAGCAGGTACGCGAAGTAATGCTCGGCAGGAACTGCACTTTGGAGGAAGCGGATGTTCGCGAAACTCTAATAGAATTAGGCTTTCCTCATGATTTACCGATCAGCAGATCAGAACACCAATATCGAACCACGAATCATATATGA
- a CDS encoding MbcA/ParS/Xre antitoxin family protein, producing the protein MNEEKTLAELRELTYLEVLELFDGDQVAAGQWLSSSIRALGNHPPISLMGTKPGLQKIRNLVRKWGEGAVS; encoded by the coding sequence ATGAATGAAGAGAAGACTCTTGCTGAACTCCGGGAACTTACCTATCTGGAGGTTCTTGAACTGTTTGACGGAGACCAGGTCGCTGCTGGTCAGTGGTTATCATCATCCATTCGTGCCCTTGGCAACCACCCACCAATCTCGCTCATGGGAACTAAACCGGGCCTCCAAAAAATCCGGAATTTGGTAAGGAAATGGGGAGAGGGTGCAGTTTCATAG
- a CDS encoding BREX protein BrxB domain-containing protein gives MSRVKRLIQSYGRHIAVPWRDDAAAAQRVIFCVYNENEERWLRARVDEFEIVTRQSGHDWALFDLTNSFASWLSTQRYAKSYFQKPHLLATVLPKYLDYIVSDLERVLKEKNADNNTVVAVQGVGSLFGFLKVKDVVDKLAPLVQGRLLVLFPGSYENNNYRLLDGYDGWNYLAVPITADKD, from the coding sequence GTGAGCAGGGTTAAACGCCTGATTCAATCGTATGGACGGCACATTGCTGTCCCCTGGCGAGATGACGCCGCAGCCGCTCAGCGGGTTATTTTCTGCGTCTATAACGAAAACGAAGAGCGATGGCTCAGAGCGAGGGTAGACGAATTTGAAATAGTCACCCGTCAGTCGGGACACGACTGGGCGTTGTTCGATCTGACCAACAGCTTCGCCAGTTGGCTAAGCACCCAACGGTATGCCAAAAGCTATTTCCAGAAACCGCACCTGCTGGCCACTGTTTTGCCCAAATACCTCGACTACATCGTCAGCGATTTAGAGCGTGTTCTGAAAGAGAAGAATGCAGACAACAACACCGTGGTAGCCGTACAAGGTGTTGGCTCCCTGTTCGGATTTCTCAAGGTCAAAGACGTTGTAGATAAGCTGGCGCCCCTGGTACAGGGGCGGCTGCTAGTTTTGTTCCCCGGCAGTTATGAAAACAACAACTACCGGTTATTGGACGGTTACGACGGGTGGAACTATCTCGCAGTGCCGATAACCGCAGACAAGGATTAA
- a CDS encoding helix-turn-helix transcriptional regulator yields MEKPKLQMYFTDTEVGDYSVSSGIIRRWVREGQFPQGKKLSSGSTRWLRADIEKFDQEVLRRNDTAFTE; encoded by the coding sequence ATGGAAAAACCAAAATTGCAAATGTACTTCACCGATACGGAAGTGGGGGACTACTCGGTATCCTCTGGCATCATCCGGCGCTGGGTACGTGAAGGCCAATTTCCTCAGGGAAAAAAGCTTAGCTCAGGGTCAACGCGGTGGCTAAGAGCCGATATTGAAAAATTCGATCAGGAGGTGCTTCGTCGAAATGATACGGCGTTCACGGAGTGA
- the brxC gene encoding BREX system P-loop protein BrxC yields MKNREIYQKDPTTRKLVNEGVATVNDDTTSQALAVLRYELETFVCDGQYEKGMSHILETYLKNIDQAQQPAVWVSGFYGSGKSHLVKMLRTLWVDSQFEDGATARGIANLPQGVRDHLQELSTQAKRHGGLHAASGTLGSGASGSVRLALLRILFKSAGLPEQYPVARFVMWLKHEGIYDQVRQSVESKGYEWQEELDNFYVAEGLHEALVQAKPALFSSPTSCVETLNNLHPFVQDISSDDMLKAIRLTLTKDGKFPLTLIVLDEVQQFIGEDSQRSIAVQEAVEACCKNFGGKLLFIGTGQTAVTGTSNLKKLEGRFTIRVELSDADVDAVIRQVILAKKPEAKTRVEQVLQTNVGEISRHLAGTTIGHRQDDLPYFPQDYPILPVRRRFWENTLRILDQTGTDSQLRNQLSMIHKVIQTNLDDPLGHVVPADYLYFDSADKLLQSRILPRKVHEKTMSWIKGSEDQRLMARACGLVFLINKLGGQNNEIGIRANVDSLADLLVKDLSNGSSSLRSKLPGLLDNCELLMKVGEEYRIQTEESAAWTDEFLSQRSALSNEAHRIHAERDDRIRRMFGDVTRKLSLMQGEAKVTRDIYPVFDAQLPNDARQRIYVWIRDGWSGDENSVRADARQAGNQSPTIFVFVPKRSADDLRHHLIDFKASSATLDKRGSPNTPEGTEAKAAMETIKQTAEGKIRELLSEVFSGARVFQGGGNEILGNNLQEMVLEAANNALQRLYPNFHIADHSGWQKAYEKAQKGAPDALKAVGDDGDPAKNSVCKTILGFIAGGKKGTDIRDNFEGSGYGWSRDAVDGGLQILLVAGVIRAQDDRGQVVEPSALERKSIGKAFFKVESANVTTPQRIQIRKLLQKVGVSAKQSEELAHVPLFLQKVSELADKAGGEAPKLERPDTQFLDDIRLTTGNEQLLALYNRRDELIQSIERWESLAERIQQRWPIWTTLKLLVNHANGLSDADVYRTQVSTIEQQRQLLEDPDPIAPLIASLTQSLRDALNTLNHDYQARHKQGMKRLETDANWQQLEPEQRNQLLARQKLTLADQPKVAVQSTDEVLNTLDHYSLATFADRVAALPSRFDNVAVSAAELCEPEIQFVSVPRRTLKTEADIDTWAEEVKDQLKNALAKGPVSVK; encoded by the coding sequence ATGAAGAATCGTGAGATTTATCAGAAAGATCCGACCACCCGCAAATTGGTTAACGAAGGGGTGGCCACTGTTAACGATGACACCACTAGTCAGGCCCTGGCGGTGCTCCGCTATGAGCTGGAAACCTTTGTGTGCGATGGCCAGTACGAAAAGGGCATGTCTCACATTCTGGAAACCTACCTGAAAAACATCGATCAGGCACAGCAGCCAGCAGTATGGGTAAGCGGGTTCTACGGTTCTGGTAAATCCCACTTGGTTAAAATGCTGCGAACTCTGTGGGTCGATAGCCAGTTTGAAGACGGTGCTACTGCCCGGGGCATCGCTAACCTGCCCCAAGGGGTCCGCGACCATTTACAGGAACTAAGTACCCAAGCTAAACGCCATGGAGGCTTGCACGCCGCATCTGGAACCCTCGGTTCTGGCGCCAGCGGCAGCGTGCGACTAGCGCTGCTGCGCATTTTGTTCAAGTCTGCAGGGCTGCCCGAGCAATATCCGGTCGCCCGCTTCGTGATGTGGCTGAAGCACGAGGGTATTTACGACCAGGTGCGCCAGAGCGTCGAGTCTAAAGGTTACGAATGGCAGGAAGAGCTGGATAACTTCTACGTGGCTGAAGGCCTGCATGAGGCTCTGGTTCAGGCCAAGCCTGCGCTGTTTTCGTCGCCCACATCCTGCGTGGAAACCCTCAACAACCTTCATCCGTTTGTTCAGGACATCTCCAGCGACGATATGCTCAAAGCAATCCGCCTGACACTAACCAAAGACGGTAAATTCCCGCTCACATTGATCGTTCTGGACGAGGTGCAGCAGTTTATCGGCGAAGACAGTCAGCGTTCCATCGCCGTACAAGAAGCCGTAGAGGCGTGCTGCAAAAACTTTGGCGGCAAATTGCTCTTCATCGGTACCGGCCAAACAGCCGTCACCGGCACCAGTAACCTGAAGAAACTCGAAGGCCGTTTTACCATCCGCGTTGAGCTGTCCGATGCCGATGTCGATGCGGTTATCCGGCAGGTCATTCTGGCCAAGAAGCCAGAAGCCAAGACACGTGTCGAACAAGTTCTGCAAACCAACGTAGGGGAAATCTCCCGACACTTGGCCGGCACTACCATCGGCCATCGCCAGGATGATTTGCCATATTTCCCCCAAGACTACCCGATTTTACCGGTACGCCGGCGCTTCTGGGAAAACACCCTGAGAATACTGGACCAGACTGGTACCGACAGCCAGTTACGCAACCAGCTCAGCATGATCCACAAAGTCATTCAGACCAACTTGGATGATCCGCTCGGCCATGTGGTACCGGCGGACTACCTCTACTTCGACTCCGCCGACAAGTTGCTTCAGTCTCGTATCTTGCCCCGCAAGGTGCATGAAAAAACCATGAGCTGGATAAAGGGTTCGGAGGATCAGCGCCTGATGGCTCGTGCCTGCGGTCTGGTTTTCCTGATCAATAAATTGGGCGGACAAAACAACGAAATCGGCATCCGGGCTAACGTGGACTCCCTGGCAGACCTGCTCGTGAAGGATCTTTCCAATGGTAGCAGTAGCTTACGTAGCAAACTGCCCGGGCTGTTGGACAACTGCGAACTACTGATGAAAGTGGGTGAGGAATACCGCATCCAGACCGAAGAAAGTGCCGCCTGGACCGACGAATTTCTCAGCCAACGCTCAGCACTCTCTAACGAAGCGCATCGTATTCACGCGGAACGCGATGACCGAATACGCCGGATGTTCGGCGATGTGACTCGCAAGCTGTCATTGATGCAAGGTGAAGCCAAAGTTACCCGGGATATTTACCCGGTGTTTGATGCCCAGCTTCCGAACGATGCCCGCCAGCGCATCTACGTGTGGATAAGGGATGGCTGGAGTGGTGATGAAAACTCCGTTCGGGCCGATGCTCGGCAGGCCGGCAACCAGTCGCCAACGATCTTTGTGTTTGTTCCCAAGCGTTCCGCAGACGACCTGCGCCACCACCTGATCGACTTCAAAGCGTCCAGTGCCACCCTGGATAAACGCGGCTCTCCTAATACGCCGGAAGGCACCGAAGCCAAAGCTGCCATGGAAACCATCAAACAAACAGCAGAGGGCAAAATCCGCGAGCTACTCAGTGAAGTTTTCTCCGGTGCCCGGGTATTTCAAGGCGGAGGTAACGAAATTCTCGGCAATAACTTGCAGGAGATGGTGCTAGAAGCGGCGAATAATGCCCTGCAGCGCCTGTATCCTAATTTCCATATTGCCGATCATAGTGGCTGGCAAAAGGCCTACGAGAAAGCCCAAAAGGGTGCACCAGATGCCCTTAAAGCTGTGGGTGACGACGGTGATCCCGCAAAGAACTCAGTGTGCAAGACTATTCTGGGCTTTATTGCTGGCGGCAAAAAAGGGACAGATATTCGCGATAACTTTGAGGGCTCGGGTTATGGGTGGTCGCGCGATGCTGTAGATGGTGGCCTTCAGATACTGCTGGTAGCAGGGGTGATTCGCGCCCAGGATGATCGCGGGCAGGTGGTTGAACCCTCCGCACTAGAACGCAAGAGCATCGGCAAAGCCTTTTTCAAAGTCGAATCGGCCAATGTCACGACACCGCAGCGCATCCAGATCCGCAAACTGCTGCAGAAAGTCGGCGTATCCGCCAAACAGAGTGAAGAGCTGGCCCATGTGCCGCTGTTTTTGCAGAAGGTGTCTGAACTGGCCGACAAAGCCGGTGGGGAGGCGCCCAAGCTGGAACGCCCGGACACCCAGTTCCTGGATGATATTCGACTGACCACCGGTAACGAACAACTATTGGCGCTCTATAACCGGCGGGATGAACTAATTCAAAGTATTGAGCGCTGGGAAAGCCTTGCCGAACGGATCCAGCAGCGTTGGCCCATCTGGACTACCCTCAAGCTCCTCGTAAACCACGCCAATGGCCTGAGTGATGCCGATGTCTACCGTACCCAAGTCAGCACTATCGAACAACAACGGCAACTGCTGGAAGACCCGGACCCGATCGCCCCGCTGATTGCCAGCCTGACCCAAAGCCTGCGGGATGCCCTGAACACACTGAACCACGACTACCAGGCCCGGCATAAGCAGGGCATGAAACGCCTGGAGACGGATGCTAACTGGCAGCAGCTGGAACCAGAACAGCGCAATCAGTTGCTCGCCAGGCAGAAACTGACCCTTGCCGACCAACCTAAAGTAGCGGTCCAGTCCACCGACGAGGTGCTGAACACCCTAGACCATTACTCCCTGGCCACGTTCGCCGACCGGGTAGCGGCCCTGCCCAGCCGCTTTGATAACGTAGCGGTATCCGCTGCTGAGCTGTGTGAACCGGAAATCCAGTTTGTATCGGTACCACGACGTACCCTGAAAACCGAGGCAGACATTGATACCTGGGCTGAAGAGGTGAAAGACCAGCTCAAAAACGCACTGGCAAAGGGCCCAGTCTCGGTCAAATAA